The genomic stretch AGAGCAGTAGACGTTCAGCacgtttttgtgtgtgtgtgatataaatgcaaagagaatCGTGAAAAGCAGCCCTGGTAAATGAGCCCAAGTACAGCCCAGATCTGGCGGAAGGTGCTAACAATTGTTAGTTGGAGTTCTTCCCCCCAGGCTCACTTTCTCCAAGTTTGCCACTCCACGCGGGCTCCCTGAGCCGACTTTCCCCGGGCGCCCCTGCCCGCCCATCTGTCGCTCCAGCACCGTCTCAGAGCTCACCGTCCAACGCCTCGTCTGGAGCCGCCGCCACCCGGTCCTGTGCTTCCCGCTGTACCGGGGAGCCGAGGAGGTCGGTCACCAGCTCCCTCATCTTAGCCACGCCCGACAACAAGCCCTGGAAAGGGTCGGCGACGTCCGGCGCCTCACAGGGCACCCGCAGCTGCTGTCGCTGACCTTCCTGCCCGACGTACTCGGCCAACAACTCCATGGACACCGCCGAGCTTCCAGATCGCGCCACGCTGACGCGCCACCCGGAAGCGGAAGCCAGCTCGCCGCCGGCGCAGgcgggagaagggagaggagtaACTTCCGTTTGTCGGAAATCGCTCCTCCCACTTCCTTCGCTCCCCGTCTCTGGGATTGGTGCCTGGCACTGCGGCCCCGCTTCCTCCGGCCCCGCCCCTCGCGACCGTTTTTCCCGCCTCCGCCGGGGCCGAGAGGCGGTCCGGGTGACAGTTGAGCATGGCCGGAGCCGAGGAGCCAGCGGGGCGGCAGGCGGAGCTGGAGCCCGTGGTATCGTTGGTCGACGTACTTGAGGAGGACGAGGAGCTGGAGAATGAGGCGTGCGCCGTCTTGGGCGGCAGCGACTCGGAGAAGTGCTCCTACTCGCAGGTGGGCGCGCGGCCCGGGCCTCGCCTTCCCCAGGCTCCCCTGCACCTTCTCTCTCCCGCTGGACTTACCCTCTTCCCGCCTACCGCGGCCGGCACCCCCGTGGTGGTACGGGGCCGCTGTTCGTCGTACGTTTCCCCATCGCAGGCCCAGTTGTCCTATTACC from Balaenoptera acutorostrata chromosome 3 unlocalized genomic scaffold, mBalAcu1.1 SUPER_3_unloc_1, whole genome shotgun sequence encodes the following:
- the GON7 gene encoding EKC/KEOPS complex subunit GON7 — protein: MELLAEYVGQEGQRQQLRVPCEAPDVADPFQGLLSGVAKMRELVTDLLGSPVQREAQDRVAAAPDEALDGDDEDDAEDENNVDNRTNSDGPSAKRPKTPT